A region from the Triticum aestivum cultivar Chinese Spring chromosome 3D, IWGSC CS RefSeq v2.1, whole genome shotgun sequence genome encodes:
- the LOC123078464 gene encoding myosin-17 isoform X3, with translation MGTPANIIVGSHVWVEDPTLAWIDGEVLSIKNNEVHVQTSNGKKVTTDRSKVFPKDMEAPPGGVDDMTRLSYLHEPGVLQNLATRYELNEIYTYTGSILIAVNPFQRLPHLYDTHMMEQYKGADFGELSPHVFAIADVAYREMINEGKNNSILVSGESGAGKTETTKMLMRYLAHLGGRSGVEGRTVEQQVLESNPVLEAFGNAKTVRNNNSSRFGKFVEIQFDKTGRISGAAIRTYLLERSRVCQINTPERNYHCFYFLCAAPHEDTQRYKLADARSFHYLNQSSCIEVEGINDAEEYLATRRAMDIVGINEEEQEAIFRVVAAVLHIGNINFAKGKEVDSSVIQDDNSRFHLNTASELLECDCNNLEKALITREIVTPEEIITRTLDPESALASRDALAKTIYSRLFDWIVEKINVSIGQDPNSKQLIGVLDIYGFESFKINSFEQLCINYTNEKLQQHFNQHVFKMEQEEYTREEINWSYIEFVDNQDVLDLIEKKGGLIALLDEACMFPRSTHETFAQKLYTTFKNNKRFVKPKLSRTDFTVVHYAGDVTYQADHFLDKNKDYVVAEHQDLLNASSCPFVASLFPTLPEESSKSSKFSSIGSRFKLQLQSLMETLSSTEPHYIRCVKPNNLLKPAIFENTNVIQQLRCGGVLEAIRISCAGYPTRKTFYEFVNRFGVLGPELLEGSNDDKIACQKILEKMKLENYQIGKTKVFLRAGQMADLDARRAEVLGKAARIIQRLMRTYIARKQFVLVRRSTTHLQSFVRGTLVRNLYECMRREAAAVKIQKNVRRHKARESYLLLQAATVTLQTGLRAMSARKEFRFRKETKAAVHIQARWRCHRDYSHYKNMQRAVLTYQCAWRQRLARRELRNLKMAARETGALKEAKDKLEKRVEELTWRLGLEKRLRTDLEEAKAQEIAKLQETLHDLQLQVEEAKTMATKEREAARKAIEEAPPVIKETPVLVEDTEKVNSLTAEVDQLKALLQTERQATETAKKEHAEAERRNEELMKKFEGAEKKIEQLQDTAQRLEEKATNMESENKVLRQQAVAISPTAKALAAYPKSPFQLRTPEIVNAPNGEVKSSPDVTPISLNLKELEAEEKPQKSLNEKQQENQDLLIKCVSQDLGFSSGRAIAACVIYRCLLHWRSFEVERTGVFDRIIQTIGSAIEVQDNNDKLAYWLSNSSTLLLLLQRTLKTTGAAGLTPQRRRSTAASFGRVFSGIRASPQSAARPFLGSRLIGGLGDLRQVEAKYPALLFKQQLTAFLEKIYGMIRDNLKKEISPLLGLCIQAPRTSRASLIKGSRSQANALAQQTLIAHWQSIVKILTNYLNVLKANYVPSFLISKVFTQIFSFINVQLFNR, from the exons ATG GGAACTCCAGCTAACATCATTGTTGGTTCTCATGTTTGGGTGGAGGATCCAACTCTAGCATGGATAGATGGCGAGGTTCTCAGCATAAAAAACAATGAAGTTCATGTGCAGACATCAAATGGGAAAAAG GTTACTACAGACAGATCAAAAGTTTTCCCCAAGGATATGGAAGCTCCACCAGGAGGAGTGGATGATATGACAAGATTATCATACTTACACGAGCCTGGGGTTCTACAGAATCTTGCTACGCGTTATGaactgaatgaaatatat ACTTACACTGGGAGCATTTTGATTGCGGTAAATCCGTTTCAAAGATTACCGCATCTTTATGATACCCACATGATGGAACAATACAAGGGTGCAGATTTTGGGGAGCTGAGTCCACACGTCTTTGCAATTGCTGACGTTGCTTATAG GGAAATGATAAATGAAGGGAAAAACAACTCTATTTTAGTCAGTGGTGAAAGTGGTGCTGGCAAGACTGAAACAACAAAGATGCTTATGAGATATCTAGCACACTTAGGTGGACGATCTGGAGTAGAAGGGCGAACTGTAGAGCAACAAGTTCTAGAG TCAAATCCAGTCCTTGAAGCTTTTGGTAACGCAAAAACTGTGAGGAACAATAACTCAAG TCGCTTTGGCAAGTTTGTGGAGATCCAATTTGACAAGACTGGACGAATCTCGGGAGCTGCTATAAGAACTTACTTGCTGGAAAGATCCCGCGTATGCCAAATAAATACTCCGGAAAGAAATTATCATTGCTTCTACTTTCTTTGTGCGGCACCACATGAG GATACCCAAAGGTATAAGTTGGCTGATGCTAGATCTTTTCACTACCTCAATCAGTCAAGCTGTATTGAGGTCGAAGGAATTAATGACGCGGAAGAGTATTTAGCAACACGGAGGGCCATGGACATAGTTGGAATCAATGAGGAAGAACAG GAAGCTATATTCCGGGTTGTAGCAGCTGTACTTCATATTGGAAATATAAATTTCGCCAAGGGAAAAGAAGTTGATTCATCTGTGATTCAGGATGATAACTCGAGGTTTCACCTTAACACTGCGTCAGAGCTATTGGA GTGCGATTGCAATAATTTGGAGAAGGCACTGATAACACGAGAAATAGTTACTCCTGAAGAAATAATTACTAGAACACTTGATCCTGAGTCGGCACTTGCCAGCAGAGATGCATTAGCCAAAACAATATACTCCCGATTGTTTGATTG GATCGTGGAAAAAATTAATGTCTCCATTGGACAGGACCCAAACTCTAAACAACTGATTGGTGTTCTTGATATCTATGGATTTGAGAGTTTCAAAATTAACAG TTTTGAACAGTTATGCATCAATTATACAAATGAAAAGCTGCAGCAACATTTTAATCAG CATGTGTTCAAAATGGAGCAAGAGGAATATACTAGGGAGGAGATAAACTGGAGTTACATAGAGTTTGTTGATAATCAAGATGTGCTAGACTTGATTGAGAAG AAAGGTGGATTGATTGCGCTTCTGGATGAAGCATG TATGTTTCCCAGATCAACACATGAGACATTTGCACAGAAGCTGTATACAACATTTAAGAATAACAAGCGATTCGTCAAACCAAAGCTTTCACGTACAGACTTTACAGTTGTCCATTATGCTGGCGAT GTGACATACCAGGCTGATCATTTCTTAGACAAGAACAAAGATTATGTAGTGGCGGAACATCAGGATTTGCTGAATGCTTCTTCATGTCCTTTCGTAGCTAGTTTATTCCCTACACTCCCTGAAGaatcatcaaagtcttcaaaaTTTTCATCTATTGGGTCACGTTTTAAG CTGCAACTTCAGTCTCTCATGGAGACCTTGAGCTCTACTGAACCCCATTATATTAGATGTGTGAAGCCAAACAATCTCCTCAAGCCAGCCATTTTTGAGAACACAAATGTTATACAACAACTACGATGTGGA GGTGTTCTTGAAGCTATCAGGATAAGCTGTGCTGGATACCCCACAAGAAAAACATTCTATGAATTTGTTAATCGCTTTGGTGTTCTTGGCCCTGAACTTCTAGAAGGAAG TAACGACGATAAGATTGCATGCCAAAAGATTCTGGAAAAAATGAAGTTGGAGAACTACCAG ATAGGAAAAACAAAGGTATTCCTGAGAGCTGGACAAATGGCTGATTTGGATGCACGGAGGGCAGAAGTGTTAGGGAAAGCAGCAAGAATTATACAGAGACTAATGCGTACATATATTGCACGGAAACAGTTTGTTTTGGTTAGAAGATCAACAACACATCTACAATCTTTTGTTAGAG GGACCTTGGTTCGTAATTTGTACGAATGCATGAGGCGAGAAGCAGCAGCAGTCAAAATACAAAAAAATGTGCGTCGTCACAAAGCACGCGAATCTTATTTACTACTGCAAGCAGCTACAGTCACGCTGCAAACTGGCTTAAGGGCAATGTCTGCTCGCAAAGAATTCAGATTCAGAAAGGAAACCAAAGCAGCTGTCCATATCCAA GCTCGATGGCGCTGCCACAGAGACTATTCACATTACAAGAATATGCAGCGAGCAGTTCTTACTTACCAGTGTGCGTGGAGACAAAGGCTTGCAAGAAGAGAGCTCAGAAATCTCAAGATG GCCGCAAGAGAAACTGGAGCCCTCAAAGAGGCCAAAGATAAGCTTGAGAAGCGCGTTGAAGAGTTAACATGGCGCTTAGGACTGGAGAAGCGATTAAGG ACTGACCTTGAGGAAGCAAAAGCTCAGGAAATTGCTAAGCTGCAAGAAACATTGCATGACCTACAGCTTCAAGTTGAAGAAGCAAAGACCATGGCCACTAAGGAAAGAGAAGCAGCGAGAAAGGCAATTGAAGAAGCACCTCCAGTAATCAAAGAGACTCCTGTATTGGTCGAAGACACTGAAAAAGTTAACTCGCTAACAGCTGAAGTTGATCAACTGAAG GCTTTGCTGCAAACTGAAAGGCAAGCCACAGAGACTGCAAAGAAAGAACATGCTGAAGCTGAACGGAGAAATGAAGAACTAATGAAGAAATTCGAAGGCGCAGAGAAAAAGATTGAGCAACTTCAGGACACTGCCCAGAG GCTGGAAGAGAAAGCAACTAACATGGAGTCGGAGAACAAGGTGCTTCGTCAACAGGCTGTTGCAATTTCTCCTACTGCGAAAGCATTAGCTGCCTATCCCAAGTCTCCTTTCCAA CTGAGAACTCCGGAGATTGTGAATGCTCCGAATGGGGAGGTAAAATCTTCACCA GATGTAACCCCCATCTCACTGAATCTCAAAGAGCTTGAGGCTGAGGAGAAGCCTCAAAAATCACTTAACGAGAAGCAACAG GAAAACCAAGACCTGCTAATCAAGTGTGTATCACAAGATTTGGGATTCTCCAGTGGTAGGGCTATTGCAGCTTGCGTTATATACAGGTGTCTTCTGCACTGGAGATCATTTGAAGTTGAAAGAACTGGTGTTTTTGACCGTATTATTCAAACAATAGGCTCTGCTATAGAG GTCCAGGACAATAACGACAAGTTAGCGTATTGGCTCTCCAATTCATCCAcattactcctacttctacaacgGACACTGAAAACGACTGGAGCAGCTGGACTCACTCCTCAGAGGCGAAGGTCAACTGCTGCATCGTTTGGGAGGGTTTTTTCG GGAATTCGAGCTTCACCACAAAGTGCTGCGCGACCTTTTCTTGGTAGCCGCTTGATTGGAGGACTAGGTGATCTTCGTCAAGTTGAAGCCAAGTATCCTGCTCTGCTTTTCAAGCAACAACTTACAGCTTTCCTCGAGAAGATATATGGAATGATTAGAGACAATCTGAAGAAAGAGATATCTCCATTGCTTGGTCTTTGCATCCAG GCACCAAGAACATCTCGTGCAAGTTTGATAAAAGGATCTCGTTCTCAAGCAAATGCCTTGGCCCAACAAACTCTGATCGCACATTGGCAGAGTATTGTGAAAATATTAACAAACTACCTGAATGTTTTGAAAGCCAATTAT GTCCCTTCATTCTTAATCAGCAAGGTGTTCACTCAGATATTTTCGTTTATTAATGTCCAGCTGTTCAATAGGTAA